From one Humulus lupulus chromosome 8, drHumLupu1.1, whole genome shotgun sequence genomic stretch:
- the LOC133796740 gene encoding pentatricopeptide repeat-containing protein At2g46050, mitochondrial, with translation MLFKCRSSSISTVHFKRQLPFPPTSPISNKTISNASKQTDPSYLTSRPLSRLRALLSVPDSTQFHEPHSAHSLCSNALKISAKMGFICEGKQLHGHVVKLGLYNLYLQNQILNVYVRCKELHNAHKVFGEMTVRSVVAWNTVISGVVDERSKCKSSSLLGFVYFKRMLLEMGRPDDITFNILLRSCIVLHDVQTGLQLHCFIVKLGFGSNCFVGTAIVDWYAKCGFVEDARHAFDYVLFKDLVLWNVMVYCYASNCFTNGAIQVFNFMQSENVKGDEFTFSSLINLCGTPGSCQLGKQIHGIVIRKSFDLDVLVATALIDMYSKNENIVDARKVFDTMAIRNRVSWNTMIVGYGQHGDSKKAIKLFRQMLQDGFSQDELTLSSIFSSCSNAGVSTELMQIHALSIKFGFHSFLSTVNAMINAYSKCGNIVGAFLCFSLAEERNLFTWTSIICAYAFHGLAEEAMECFEKMLTCGLIPDRITFLGVLSACSHGGLIDKGYQYYEMMTKKYQILPDSEHYTCLVDLVGRAGLLDEALNILSWIPNEAEKNALGAFLGACKIHGNLRLAEWAAEKLFALEPNVPMNYTIMSNIYSSKGCWTDVANIRKMMRRNCDLKSPGFSWVEVAGEVHTFASRDQAHSKAVEVYDMLGLLCWLIKEEVIIAETSKTLLEEYAI, from the coding sequence ATGCTATTTAAATGCCGTTCATCTTCAATCTCGACCGTCCATTTCAAACGACAGTTGCCTTTCCCGCCAACTTCTCCCATTTCCAATAAAACAATCTCAAATGCCTCAAAACAGACCGACCCATCTTATCTCACATCTCGCCCACTTAGTCGACTCAGAGCCTTATTATCAGTTCCCGACTCAACCCAGTTCCATGAACCTCACTCTGCTCATTCTCTTTGCTCCAACGCCCTCAAAATTTCGGCGAAAATGGGTTTTATATGCGAAGGAAAACAATTACATGGTCATGTGGTTAAATTGGGATTATATAATCTTTATTTGCAGAATCAGATATTGAATGTTTACGTTAGATGCAAGGAGCTTCATAATGCACATAAGGTGTTTGGGGAAATGACTGTTAGAAGTGTTGTAGCATGGAATACAGTGATAAGTGGGGTCGTTGACGAAAGAAGTAAATGCAAGTCCAGTTCATTATTGGGTTTTGTTTATTTTAAGAGAATGTTGCTCGAAATGGGTCGCCCAGATGATATAACATTCAATATTTTGCTCCGTTCATGCATTGTATTGCATGATGTTCAAACTGGTTTACAGTTGCACTGTTTTATTGTGAAACTAGGATTTGGTTCTAATTGTTTTGTTGGTACTGCTATTGTTGATTGGTATGCAAAATGTGGTTTTGTTGAAGATGCAAGGCACGCTTTTGATTATGTCTTGTTCAAAGATTTGGTTTTGTGGAATGTGATGGTTTATTGTTATGCTTCAAATTGTTTTACCAATGGAGCTATTCAGGTCTTTAATTTTATGCAGTCAGAAAATGTCAAGGGGGATGAGTTCACCTTCAGTAGCCTGATTAATTTATGCGGTACTCCAGGATCATGTCAACTGGGAAAGCAGATTCACGGGATTGTTATCAGAAAGTCTTTTGATTTGGATGTTTTAGTTGCCACTGCACTCATTGACATGTATTCAAAGAATGAAAACATAGTTGATGCTCGCAAGGTTTTCGATACAATGGCCATTAGAAACAGAGTATCTTGGAACACCATGATAGTGGGATATGGACAGCATGGAGACAGTAAGAAAGCTATCAAACTCTTCCGACAAATGCTTCAAGATGGCTTTTCTCAAGATGAATTAACCCTGTCTAGTATTTTTAGCTCATGCAGTAATGCAGGTGTAAGTACTGAACTTATGCAAATTCATGCACTTTCAATTAAATTTGGGTTTCATTCGTTTCTGTCAACTGTGAATGCAATGATAAATGCTTACTCCAAGTGCGGCAACATTGTTGGTGCATTTCTGTGTTTTAGTTTGGCTGAAGAGCGTAACCTCTTTACATGGACGTCAATTATCTGTGCCTATGCATTCCATGGCCTTGCTGAAGAAGCGATGGAGTGTTTTGAGAAAATGTTGACTTGTGGATTGATTCCTGATAGAATCACTTTTCTTGGGGTTCTTTCTGCCTGTAGCCATGGAGGGCTAATAGATAAAGGTTATCAGTACTATGAGATGATGACTAAAAAGTATCAAATACTACCAGATTCAGAACATTATACCTGTCTAGTTGACCTTGTTGGACGAGCTGGCCTTCTTGATGAGGCCTTGAATATTTTGAGTTGGATTCCAAATGAAGCTGAGAAAAATGCGCTGGGAGCCTTCCTTGGAGCATGCAAAATCCATGGAAATTTAAGATTGGCAGAATGGGCTGCAGAAAAGCTTTTTGCATTAGAACCAAATGTTCCAATGAATTACACTATCATGTCTAACATCTATTCTTCCAAAGGTTGTTGGACTGATGTGGCAAATATTCGTAAAATGATGAGGAGAAATTGTGATCTTAAATCTCCAGGTTTTAGCTGGGTGGAGGTTGCTGGTGAGGTCCATACATTTGCTTCAAGAGACCAAGCTCATTCAAAGGCTGTAGAGGTGTATGACATGCTAGGATTGTTATGTTGGTTAATCAAGGAAGAGGTAATAATTGCAGAAACTTCAAAAACTCTTCTGGAAGAATATGCAATCTAA
- the LOC133796742 gene encoding calmodulin-binding receptor-like cytoplasmic kinase 2 gives MTSSDYSHGRRNSSSRSRTSMQDRIPYSPSSAYSETSSVRSRNSVADAARSFAGVFVSCFTPPETKSSKSFADSDEFGAPSVTPDSLGAGSQRRRSSNRGIYAHSNNSTHEREPVSASEKLTMEGIYKVTRNFSPSFKIGQGGFGTVYKGRLADGTTVAIKRAKKSVYDKHLGVEFQSEIRTLAQVEHLNLVKFYGCLEHGDERIVVVEYVPNGTLREHLDCVHGNILDLAARLDIAIDVAHAITYLHMYTDHPIIHRDIKSSNILLTENFRAKVADFGFARLAADTDSGATHVSTQVKGTAGYLDPEYLRTYQLTEKSDVYSFGVLLVELVTGRRPIEAKRELKERITVKWAVKKFADGDAPSILDPKLEHSAGNSLAVEKLLELALQCLAPRRQSRPSMRRCAEILWSIRKDYKELLGSDFRSFSARSQRS, from the exons ATGACTAGCTCCGACTACTCGCATGGACGGCGGAATTCTAGCTCCCGTTCACGGACGAGCATGCAGGACCGGATTCCATACTCACCGAGCTCAGCCTACTCCGAGACTTCCAGTGTCCGGAGCCGAAACTCCGTAGCCGATGCAGCCCGGTCTTTTGCAGGAGTCTTTGTCTCCTGCTTCACTCCGCCAGAGACGAAAAGCTCCAAAAGTTTCGCTGACTCTGATGAATTTGGAGCCCCCTCTG TTACACCGGATTCTTTGGGAGCTGGTAGCCAGAGAAGGCGCAGTTCGAATAGGGGAATTTATGCACATTCCAATAATTCAACCCATGAAAGAGAACCTGTTAGTGCTAGCGAGAAACTTACCATGGAGGGTATCTACAAGGTGACAAGGAACTTCTCGCCATCTTTCAAGATAGGACAAGGTGGTTTTGGGACAGTTTACAAAGGGAGGCTTGCAGATGGAACAACAGTTGCAATCAAGCGGGCTAAAAAG AGTGTTTATGACAAGCATTTGGGCGTCGAATTTCAGAGTGAGATCCGAACACTAGCACAGGTAGAACATTTGAATTTGGTTAAGTTTTATGGATGTTTGGAGCACGGAGATGAAAGAATTGTTGTCGTGGAGTATGTTCCTAATGGAACCCTTAGAGAACATTTAGACT GTGTTCATGGAAACATCCTTGACCTCGCTGCAAGACTTGATATAGCAATAGACGTGGCTCATGCAATCACCTATCTGCATATGTACACAG ATCACCCTATCATTCATAGAGATATAAAGTCGTCAAATATTCTCCTTACGGAAAACTTTCGGGCCAAAGTGGCAGATTTTGGGTTTGCTAGACTAGCAGCTGACACCGATTCAGGAGCCACCCATGTGTCCACCCAAGTAAAGGGAACTGCTGGCTACTTGGATCCAGAATACCTTAGAACCTATCAACTTACTGAGAAAAGTGATGTCTACTCGTTTGGTGTGTTGTTAGTGGAACTTGTCACAGGCAGGCGTCCCATCGAGGCAAAACGGGAACTCAAGGAACGGATAACTGTGAAATGG GCCGTGAAGAAGTTTGCTGATGGTGATGCTCCTTCAATATTGGATCCAAAGTTGGAACACTCTGCAGGAAACAGTCTGGCTGTTGAAAAGCTTCTTGAACTAGCCTTACAATGCTTGGCACCACGCAGACAGAGTCGGCCTAGCATGAGAAGGTGTGCCGAGATCCTTTGGAGCATCCGCAAAGATTACAAAGAACTACTGGGTTCAGATTTCCGTTCATTTTCAGCTCGTTCCCAAAGGAGCTAG